TCTTGGCATCCATGGCCTCTTCAAAGTGGAGATAGACGTAAGCCTTTTCTTCCAGCGGTTTCAGCGGCGTCAGCCAGGACGATATAAATGCTGCCGGCGCGGAACGTTCCGTGCGGCCTCCCGTATCCGGGCCGGAAATGAAGTCGGCAATCAGATTCCAGGAGCTGCAGGCGGCGAAGGCCAGCAAAAAGACGAGCAGTAATTTTTTCTTCATAATACCTCCATGATTCCTTATTATACCATAAGTCGGGCCGGACGAGGCAATACGGAGGCAGAAATGTGGGGCAGCGAGGGCGGATCGGCGCGATTTCTGCGGCTGCGAGTATTGGCAAGTCCCCTGTAAATAATGTATAATAATTTAGTATGGGAAACTATGTTATTTCTAACAAGAGAAAGGAGGGCATATTTATGTCTAATGTGGCGCAAACTACCTTGGCGAAGTCCGTATCGTACAGCGGTATCGGCCTGCACGCGGCCGAGGAAGTCCACATGGTGCTGTGCCCTGCTCCGGCTAATACAGGCATTGTATTCATCCGTACCGACTTGCCGGGCCGTCCGTCCGTAAAGGCCCATTTGTCCAATGTGACCAATACGATGCGGGCGACGACGCTGGAAGACGGCGAAGCGAAGGTGTTTACGGTAGAGCATGTATTGTCGGCGTTGAACGGATTGCAAATAGATAACTGCATCATAGAAATGGATTCGGCAGAGCCGCCCGTAGCGGACGGCAGCAGCCTGAATTTCGTCGAACTTATCGAACAGGCCGGCGTGAAGGAGCTGGACGAGCCGCGGCGGGAATTGGTCGTGCGCCGGCAGCATCTCGTGCAGGAAGACGATAAGTTCATCGCCATCGTGCCGTACGACGGCTTCCGCATCACCTTTACGTCCATCAACCCCCATCCGTTGCTGGGCGTGCAGTTTTTCGACGCGGAAATCACCAAGGAGTCCTATGTGAAGGAAATCGCCTACGCCCGCACCATCGCCTTTACGGAAGAGCTGGAAATGATGAAGAAGCTGGGATTAGGCAAGGGCGGCACCCTGGAAAACGTCGTCGTATACGACAAGGAGGAATGCCTGTCGGTACCTCGCGTCGACGACGAGCTGGTACGCCATAAGGTGCTGGATATCATCGGAGACATGGCAATGATCGGGCGTCCCCTGAAGGGGCATATCATTGCCGTAAAATCAAGCCATAAATTGAACAGTCTTCTGACGAATAAAATTGCGGAAGAATTAGATTAAGGAGGAATTCATATGATTTTGGAAGTAACGGATATTATGGAAATTTTGCCTCATCGCTATCCTATGCTGCTCGTAGACCGCATCATTGAGCTGGAACCGATGAAATACGCTATCGGCATTAAGAACGCGACGTTCAACGAACTGTTTTTCCAGGGCCACTTCCCGGGCCAGCCGGTTATGCCGGGCGTGCTGCTGGCGGAAGCCATGGCCCAGGTCGGCGGCGTCACGCTGCTCTATCCGGAAGAAAACCGCGGCCTGATTCCGTATTTTACGGGCATCGACAAGCTGCGCTTCCGTCACCCCGTCCATCCGGGCGATCAGGTCATCATGCGCGCCGATATTGAAAAGATCAAAGGCCGCATGGGCAAGGTAAAAGCGCAGTGCCACGTAGGCGACACCCTTTGCGCCGAAGGCGAATACTTATTCGCTCTCATGCCGGGTCAGAACAGCAAGAAATAATTTTATTGCATTTTTGTCGGATGTAAGAGAAAAACGGCGAAAATGGGAGATAGGTAAATAAAATGTGCTGTTTTTAAAGTGAAAAAGAGGGCATATTTTTCTTTTTGACATACGACTATATACCGTAGAGAGGGATTAATTTAAACAAGCTCCTGCTGTGGCGGCGGCAGGAACGCGAGGAGTGACTTGAATGACCGAGGAAAAAGAAACTATGCGGCAAAGCATAATACATCCAACGGCTGTTATAGATCCGGCGGCGCAGATCGGCGCCGGCGTAAAAATTGGCCCTTATGCCGTGATTGGCCCGAACGTCGTCATCGGCGACGGCACGGAAATTATGGCTCATGTTACGATCGACGGTTGGACGAGAATCGGCAAGAACTGCCGGTTCTTCCCCAGCGCGTCCATCGGCTCGGAACCGCAGGATTTGAAATTTAAAGGCGAAAAAAGCTATGTCATCATCGGCGACCGCTCCGTATTCCGCGAATTCGTAACGGTCAGCCGCGCTACGGGCGAAGAAGAGGAAACGCGGATCGGCAACGACTGCCTGTTCCAGGCGTGCACCCATGTCGCCCATAACTGCATTATCGGCAATAACGTTATCATGAGCAACTGCGCCGGCTTGGCCGGCCACGTCGTCGTAGAAGACCGCGTCGTTATCGGCGGCATCGCCGGCGTGCATCAATTCGTCAAGATCGGCAGAAACAGCATGATCGGCGGCTTAGCCAAAGTCGTGCAGGATATTCCGCCCTTCGTCATCGCCGACGGCCAGCCGGCGCGCTGCATCGGCCTGAACAGC
This region of Megasphaera stantonii genomic DNA includes:
- the lpxC gene encoding UDP-3-O-acyl-N-acetylglucosamine deacetylase, translating into MSNVAQTTLAKSVSYSGIGLHAAEEVHMVLCPAPANTGIVFIRTDLPGRPSVKAHLSNVTNTMRATTLEDGEAKVFTVEHVLSALNGLQIDNCIIEMDSAEPPVADGSSLNFVELIEQAGVKELDEPRRELVVRRQHLVQEDDKFIAIVPYDGFRITFTSINPHPLLGVQFFDAEITKESYVKEIAYARTIAFTEELEMMKKLGLGKGGTLENVVVYDKEECLSVPRVDDELVRHKVLDIIGDMAMIGRPLKGHIIAVKSSHKLNSLLTNKIAEELD
- the fabZ gene encoding 3-hydroxyacyl-ACP dehydratase FabZ → MILEVTDIMEILPHRYPMLLVDRIIELEPMKYAIGIKNATFNELFFQGHFPGQPVMPGVLLAEAMAQVGGVTLLYPEENRGLIPYFTGIDKLRFRHPVHPGDQVIMRADIEKIKGRMGKVKAQCHVGDTLCAEGEYLFALMPGQNSKK
- the lpxA gene encoding acyl-ACP--UDP-N-acetylglucosamine O-acyltransferase, whose translation is MTEEKETMRQSIIHPTAVIDPAAQIGAGVKIGPYAVIGPNVVIGDGTEIMAHVTIDGWTRIGKNCRFFPSASIGSEPQDLKFKGEKSYVIIGDRSVFREFVTVSRATGEEEETRIGNDCLFQACTHVAHNCIIGNNVIMSNCAGLAGHVVVEDRVVIGGIAGVHQFVKIGRNSMIGGLAKVVQDIPPFVIADGQPARCIGLNSVGLSRAGIPENVRRELKKAFRLLYRSGLNLGQAIAEMEQELDSSEEVEHFLRFLRNADRGICRGTKD